The Anopheles coluzzii chromosome 2, AcolN3, whole genome shotgun sequence genome window below encodes:
- the LOC120948406 gene encoding innexin inx1, producing MFKLLGGLKQYFKWQDIQTDNIVFRLHNTFTTALLLACSLIITATQYVGNPISCIVGGVPAHVVNTFCWISSTFTMPDAFRRQVGREVAHPGISNDFDDEDAKKYYTYYQWVCFVLFFQAIACYTPKFIWDAVEGGLMRMIVMGLNRGACKEQEKCAKKQILLDYLLTHLKRHKIYALRYWICEGLCFVNIVVQLWLMNRFFNGEFISYGWDVLNYSDQPQEQRADPMVYVFPRVTKCNFYKYGASGSIQKHDAMCILPLNIVNEKTYIFIWFWFIILACFLAGLIVYRAVIIFVPSVRSQLLNARNRMVPRNVAKTISTSLDLGDWWIVYMLARNLDPIIFKDVATELAKRIELNDADENDQNEKKRMH from the exons ATGTTTAAGCTGCTCGGAGGGTTAAAGCAGTACTTCAAATGGCAGGACATCCAGACGGACAATATTGTGTTCCGGTTGCACAACACCTTCACCACTGCGCTGCTGCTCGCGTGCAGCCTGATCATAACCGCCACCCAGTATGTGGGCAACCCGATCAGCTGCATCGTTGGCGGCGTTCCGGCACACGTCGTGAACACGTTCTGCTGGATCTCTAGTACCTTCACCATGCCGGATGCGTTCCGTCGACAG GTTGGACGCGAAGTAGCACATCCTGGCATATCGAACGACTTCGACGATGAAGATGCGAAGAAATATTACACCTACTATCAGTGGGTCTGCTTCGTGCTGTTCTTCCAG GCGATCGCTTGCTACACTCCAAAGTTCATCTGGGACGCGGTCGAGGGCGGACTGATGCGAATGATCGTGATGGGGCTGAACCGGGGCGCGTGCAAGGAGCAGGAAAAGTGTGCCAAAAAGCAGATCCTCCTCGACTACCTGCTAACTCACCTGAAGCGCCACAAGATCTACGCCCTGCGCTACTGGATCTGCGAAGGGCTCTGCTTCGTCAACATTGTCGTGCAGCTGTGGCTGATGAATCGGTTCTTCAACGGCGAGTTCATCTCGTACGGTTGGGACGTGCTGAACTACTCGGACCAGCCCCAGGAGCAGCGGGCCGATCCGATGGTGTATGTCTTCCCGCGCGTCACCAAGTGTAACTTCTACAAGTATGGTGCGTCTGGATCGATTCAAAAGCACGACGCCATGTGCATACTGCCGCTGAACATCGTCAACGAGAAGACGTACATTTTCATCTGGTTTTGGTTCATCATTTTGGCCTGCTTTTTGGCCGGATTGATTGTGTACCG AGCTGTCATCATCTTTGTGCCTTCGGTGCGATCACAACTGCTGAACGCGCGCAACCGTATGGTGCCTCGGAACGTTGCGAAAACGATCTCCACCAGCCTGGATCTGGGCGATTGGTGGATCGTGTACATGCTAGCACGAAATCTGGACCCAATCATCTTCAAGGACGTAGCGACAGAGCTTGCGAAACGTATCGAGCTGAACGATGCGGACGAAAACGATCAGAACGAGAAGAAGCGTATGCACTAA
- the LOC120949735 gene encoding innexin inx7 yields the protein MLNTFSVLSPHLKFKYKFVTIDNLAFKFHYRATFIILLVCTLLVTSRQYIGEHIRCITGGSIPEHVINTFCFFTTTFTVIRHYNESLLQDGVLPHPGVGPMYTEDPVKHHAYYQWVPFILFLQALTFYAPHMLWRVSEGGRLKNLVDGLHMAHLSEHYTAKANITIGPKYTLLSRDTVDAKLRTVKREFSNHFMVQRHWASRHIFCEVLNLLNCILQIVFTNIFLGRKFWNLGPSFLEEDFTGKMDVLDTVFPKVTKCHFYKYGPTGSIQKHDALCIMALNVINEKIFTFLWFWYVVLFCVAVLAIVWRMLTLLLHNRSYKFTALILSFASPGRLNPQDVEIITKRLRFTEWLFLYYLAKNMDAHLFRKVLRQITDELRHPKEDEDDEHDDDDDHHHRHHRGIDTVDGHHDDDDSDIEMVKLRYEHDHKKA from the exons ATGCTGAATACGTTCTCCGTACTTTCGCCTCACCTTAAGTTTAAGTACAAGTTTGTGACGATCGACAATTTGGCGTTCAAGTTTCACTACCGTGCGACGTTTATCATTCTGCTCGTGTGTACGCTGCTGGTGACATCGAG ACAGTACATCGGAGAGCACATCCGGTGTATTACGGGAGGTTCCATACCGGAGCATGTCATCAACACGTTCTGCTTCTTCACCACCACCTTCACCGTCATCCGGCACTACAATGAGTCGCTGCTGCAGGATGGGGTGCTTCCGCATCCGGGCGTCGGTCCAATGTACACCGAGGATCCGGTAAAGCATCACGCCTACTATCAGTGGGTTCCGTTCATTCTCTTCCTGCAGGCGCTCACGTTCTACGCACCCCACATGCTGTGGCGTGTAAGCGAAG GCGGTCGGTTGAAGAATCTCGTCGACGGGTTGCACATGGCGCACCTTAGCGAGCACTACACGGCCAAGGCGAACATTACGATCGGACCGAAGTATACGCTGCTTTCGCGGGACACCGTCGACGCCAAGCTGCGCACGGTGAAGCGTGAATTCTCGAACCACTTCATGGTCCAGCGCCACTGGGCGTCGCGACACATCTTCTGCGAGGTGCTGAACCTGCTCAACTGCATCCTGCAGATCGTGTTCACCAACATCTTTCTCGGGCGCAAGTTCTGGAACCTGGGGCCGAGCTTCCTGGAGGAAGACTTTACCGGCAAGATGGACGTGCTCGATACGGTGTTCCCGAAGGTGACCAAGTGCCACTTCTACAAGTACGGTCCGACCGGTTCGATCCAAAAGCATGACGCCCTGTGCATAATGGCACTGAACGTGATTAATGAGAAGATTTTTACCTTCCTCTGGTTCTGGTACGTGGTGCTGTTCTGTGTGGCCGTACTGGCGATCGTTTGGCGCATGCTGACACTACTCCTGCACAACAG ATCCTACAAGTTTACGGCACTGATCTTGTCGTTTGCCAGCCCGGGACGGTTAAACCCACAGGATGTGGAGATCATTACCAAACGGTTGCGCTTCACCGAGTGGCTGTTCCTGTACTATCTTGCCAAAAACATGGATGCGCACCTGTTCCGCAAAGTGTTGCGCCAAATAACGGACGAGCTAAGACACCCGaaggaggacgaggacgacgagcatgacgacgacgacgaccaccaccaccgccatcatCGTGGCATCGATACAGTTGATGGTCACCATGACGACGATGATAGTGACATAGAGATGGTTAAGCTGCGGTACGAGCATGACCATAAGAAGGCCTAA